The Neofelis nebulosa isolate mNeoNeb1 chromosome 16, mNeoNeb1.pri, whole genome shotgun sequence genome includes a window with the following:
- the LOC131498143 gene encoding CMRF35-like molecule 6, whose translation MCLSSAFLLLCLPGYFTLSIPRILKGTTGGTLVMECRYNVGEEGHRKFWCRGPNWTDCVRVIETEQMAGQEVRRGRVTLRDNPREHLFHVITEDLEEGDADTYWCGVDRATSVPQALVAVTIFPGSATVSMMTTETLASMGTPALTSHMDSPGLPAWPFLFFASFLFLVLLKVSLFLSFSYAAIWLAWLQRHL comes from the exons ATGTGTCTTTCCAGTGCCTTCCTGCTCCTCTGCCTTCCGG GCTATTTCACTCTGAGCATTCCCAGGATCTTAAAAGGCACAACGGGAGGAACATTGGTGATGGAGTGCCGGTACAATGTGGGAGAGGAGGGTCACAGGAAGTTCTGGTGCCGAGGGCCCAACTGGACAGACTGTGTCCGAGTCATTGAAACAGAACAGATGGCAGGGCAAGAGGTGAGGCGTGGCCGAGTAACCCTTCGAGACAACCCCAGAGAGCACCTTTTCCATGTGATCACGGAGGACCTGGAGGAAGGAGATGCAGACACTTACTGGTGCGGGGTGGACAGGGCCACAAGTGTCCCCCAGGCCCTGGTGGCCGTGACTATTTTTCCAG GCTCAGCGACAGTATCAATGATGACCACTGAGACATTGGCCAGCATGGGAACCCCAGCTCTGACCAGTCACATGGACAGCCCTGGCCTTCCTGCCTG GCCCTTCTTGTTCTTTGCCAGTTTCCTATTCCTGGTCTTGCTGAAAGTCAGCCTCTTCCTGAGCTTCAGTTATGCTGCCATTTGGTTGGCCTGGCTTCAGCGTCACCTCTGA
- the CD300E gene encoding CMRF35-like molecule 2: protein MWLSPALLLLCLSGSLSLTGPSSVTGTLGGSLSVQCQYEEEYQSYKKYWCRGQNEGTCDNIVETQGEAKEKNGRVSIRDHADRLTFIVTMENLTADDAGSYWCRVRKTWYLGFWSSGTSVQVKVSVSPAPRKTAEETTCQAASDIFPGLSTKQNFSAEEVLIHCSGSSSSSVHLLLLVFLKLPLFLTLVGAVLWVNRPLKGPGGSQPDKEKPSHSAPSPGKPCPGIQPFRPDRRDLQTLDSRAGGQQCLDSGGT, encoded by the exons ATGTGGctgtccccagctctgctccttctctgcctctcag GCTCTTTGTCCCTGACGGGCCCCAGCTCTGTGAcaggcaccttgggtggctctcTGAGTGTGCAGTGTCAGTATGAGGAAGAGTACCAGAGTTATAAAAAATACTGGTGCCGAGGGCAGAATGAGGGCACATGTGACAATATTGTGGAGACCCAgggagaagcaaaagaaaagaatggtcGCGTGTCTATCAGAGACCATGCTGATCGCCTTACCTTCATCGTGACCATGGAGAACCTCACTGCAGACGATGCTGGATCCTACTGGTGTAGAGTTCGGAAAACATGGTACCTGGGCTTCTGGTCATCTGGCACTTCAGTCCAGGTTAAGGTGTCTGTTTCCCCAG CACCACGTAAAACCGCAGAGGAGACCACATGTCAAGCTGCATCTGACATCTTTCCGGGGCTGAGTACCAAGCAGAACTTCAGTGCTGAGGAAGTGTTGATCCACTGCTCGGG GTCCTCGTCCAGCAGTGTCCACTTGCTGCTCCTGGTGTTCCTGAAGCTGCCCCTGTTCTTGACATTGGTGGGTGCTGTCCTCTGGGTGAACAGGCCTCTGAAAGGCCCTGGAGGAAGTCAGCCTGACAAAGAGAAGCCATCACATAGTGCACCGTCCCCAGGAAAGCCCTGTCCAGGAATACAGCCTTTCAGACCAGATAGAAGAGACCTTCAGACTCTGGACTCCAGGGCAGGGGGGCAGCAGTGCCTGGATTCTGGAGGCACCTAA